The sequence CTCTCAAGTCATACTAGTTCCTGCTACTACTCTGAATTAACCTGACAAATTAATTCAACGTGCTAATTGTGTGTTGTGCATCGTGGGTGACATGGATCAGGGGTGCGACGCGTCCGTACTGCTGAACGACACGGCCAACTTCACCGGCGAGCAGGGGGCGAACCCCAACGTCGGATCCATCAGAGGATTCAACGTCGTCGACAACATCAAGGCGCAGGTCGAGGCCGCGTGCAAGCAgaccgtctcctgcgccgacatcctcgccgtcgccgcccgcgactccgtcgtcgccgtaagATCATGCCCATCCTTGAGCGCGCAGCTATACGTACTATACGGCGAGCGGCGAACTGAACTTGTGTGTGTGCAGTTGGGTGGGCCGTCATGGAGGGTTCTTCTCGGGAGGCGTgactcgacgacggcgagcttgGCGCTGGCGAACAGCGACCTGCCACCTCCGTCCTTCGACGTCGCCAACCTCACCGCCGCGTTCGCCGCCAAGGGGCTGAGCCAAGCCGACATGGTGGCGCTCTCCGGCGCGCACACGATCGGGCAGGCGCAGTGCCAGAACTTCCGCGACAGGCTCTATAACGAGACCAACATCGACGCCGCGTTCGCGGCGGCGCTCAAGGCCAGCTGCCCGCGGCCGacgggcagcggcgacggcaacctGGCGCCGCTGGACACGACGACGCCCACCGCGTTCGACAACGCCTACTACACCAACCTGCTGTCGAACAAGGGGCTCCTGCACTCCGACCAGGTGCTCTTcaacggcggcgccgtcgacggccaGGTCCGGTCGTACGCGTCCGGGCCGTCGAGGTTCAGAAGGGACttcgcggcggccatggtgaaGATGGGGAACATCGCCCCGTTGACGGGAACGCAGGGACAAATCAGGCTCGTCTGCTCCAAGGTGAATTAATTAGCGGTGATCATCAACGAAAATTCTGAGTGCATGAGGGGACAATAATAAGGCTATATATGCCACTGAAATCGATATTTGTGCTTTGCACTGATCAGTGATCATGTTCACGCTTTCTTGGATCAAATTGTGTCCGAGAAAGTGGCGTGTTTGCAAGAATTTGATCGTGTACACTGAATTCTGAAGAGCCCTCATGCAAATGCCCGCGAGATTAACTTCCTTGCCTAAATATGTCCTTGTGCTCGGTTACTTCTTTGCAAAACGCTGCATGGTTGGAATATTTCACTGAGCTCCCCATATATTGTACATATTGCTTAAAACgttattataaaaaaagaagtgcTAAAAATTTGGCGacagtttttttataaatattatcaaTTTCCTAGCCTTTGGATTACCTCCAAGATTCGTGCAGCGGggataggagagaaaaaaattggcTCTTAACAAAACTAATCGATTTTCTAGCCTTTGGGTTACCTCCAAGATTCGTGCAACAGTAGAGAAAAAATGGAAGTGCGCAGGAGGACGTTGGGAATCGACCAACTCTGTAACACTTTATGaatatgcaagtttaaattcaacatatatataaataagagaaaataataaatttaaattcaaacatATATACTTGTGGAGTGATATGTCAtctgtataaaaaatatattttttatgatctTTTTGGTGACATGAAAATAAATGCACCGGTCACACGTTTGCAGACTATCTGATCGTCCCACAAAAGGTGCAACAAACATAATATTGTCAAGCTGGATTGATTTTTCTTCTATATGAAGTTATAAACCACAAATACGTACGTACACATGCTGTGTATCTCTGAAAAATACGCAGTGTGTACCTGAAGCACGCCGCAGATTATTGGTCAAACAGCCACAATTGTTGATCTCTGCGCTATGCTTATTCACACTCACAGGAGTGTACGTTAATTTGCTTCGTGGATTTATACAGAAATTTTGAAGGAACCATCCAAACATTTTGCGCCGACCGATCGAAACATTTTTTGAACTCTTATTGCACTGTTTGCCGTAGCTAGCTTTCAAACGAACAACTTGGAATAAAAATGAAATGTACACATGCAGTATGCACTGTCGTCCATCCCTCTCCGCGCTCATTGTGTGCAGCGTACCAAGTCGTCCACTTGTGTTCATGTCGCCATCgtcattcaaattttgaaatcgATTtttaactactactactacatcatTCAGTATAATTCAATTTCAAACCTGCAAACACACTTTATGCACAGCGCCTGTCATTAATTATATCTGCAGTTATTAAGCTCCCCAGGCATGTGTATGTCCTAGCTCGCCTAGTTGACTCGAAATAACTTCGACTTAGAGTGACTTAATCCTTATCCTTCCAGATGATGCAAAGAACCAGTTGAAGATTTGCATGATCTTCTTTGATGCTCCCATCTGCAAAAATCACAGTCGATGTCCAAAATCAATCAATTAAAACCCATAGTTATTGTTGACTGGAACACGTACAgctgtaaaaaaatatattagagaaTTAATTAGATCGAATGCTCCAAACTGGAAATCTAGCAGCATGGGCATTTGCcaatttcaaattttcaatttgcaTTCCGTGTCATGTAATTGCCTGATGTGAGTTTTGCCTAGATTTGAGGCTGATATCTAGCAAGGAACCTCGGAAAATTGCAATCTAGTACTCCCAACGTTCCAGAATATaataagttttagagttggatacgattattaagaaagtaggtagaagtgaatagTGGAGGGTtttgattggttgggaagagaatattggtggataagttgttatattttagaacaaatccTGAgaactaaaagttgttatattttgggacggagggaatatcaATTATATGAGCCATGCTCATAACAGAAACAAAACACTATACATATTACATATTGACATGCACATTTGCTTCACGGTCAAGACTTGAGGCACACACGAAAGGCAGCCGACATATCGAATACTGCAAAATACTatagcttatatatatatgctaatccGTCTATCGTGCATTACAGACAAATTATCTGTCATGCAAGTTGAAGAAGCAATCATAGATATATCGTATATATTTTTCAGATGTTCATTTGACTCCATGCACAACACTCCACAGAATGCAGAATTCTACGATTCTATATCTGCTACCAAAATAGCACGAAATGGCCATGTGGCCAAAAACGACATTACGATATGGAGGGCTATATATATCTGCATGCGACGCAGGCATTGCATTGCATCGCATCGCATTGCATCTGCaagagtagtagtagttgtGCTCTGGTAGTCTACTGctgcttgatcgatcgatcgatcgccatggctTCTTCTCTGTCAGTGGCCGTGCTCctgtgcctcgccgccgccgcggcggcgcagctgtCGCCGACGTTCTACGACACGTCGTGCCCCAGGGCGCTGGCCACCATCAAGAGCGCCGTGACGGCCGCCGTGAACAACGAGGCTCGCATGGGGGCGTCACTGCTCAGGCTGCACTTCCATGACTGCTTTGTCCAAGCAAGTCCCTGATCTCATCGATCTCATGGCTAACTTTAGCTGCAGTAATTAATAAATCTATGTTCAGTTTTCGTTTTGCGTCTGATTGCACTGTGTTCAGAATTAGCTAAGTTATGTGACACTGTCAATTCAGTTGGACTGACAGAATTACTAACGTCAAAAGGCTAGCTTTGGACTCGTCACTGACACTGATACGAGATTCCATTTCCAAGCTTAGCTTTGACCATCTCTAGTTTGACTCAAGTAAAAAGAGAGAGTAGGAGTTGATAACAATTGACTATTAGTACTCgtaacaattattattattattattattattattattattttattttgcaacTAGGACTGACAAAGTAGTAGTAACTGTCAATTTATCAGGGGTGCGATGCGTCCGTACTGCTGGCGGACACGGCCACGTTCACCGGCGAGCAGAATGCTCTTCCTAACAAGAATTCTCTCAGAGGCTTCAACGTCATCGACAGCATCAAGACGCAGCTCGAGGGCATCTGCAGCCAgaccgtctcctgcgccgacatcctcgccgtcgccgcccgcgactCCGTCGTCGCAGTAAGCTAGATcatcatcctcgccgccgcaccggccgcTTGTGCGACATGAAACTCACGACGATTAATTaaggaattaattaatttcttcttgTGGTTGCAGCTGGGAGGGCCGTCATGGACGGTTGGTCTCGGGAGGAGGGACTCAACCACGGCGAGCATGGACAGCGCTAACAACGACCTGCCTCCTCCTTTCTTCGACCTCGAGAACCTCATCAAGGCGTTCGGCGACAAGGGTTTCAGTGTCACCGACATGGTTGCTCTCTCAGGTAAACTGATCAATCGATCGgtttctgaattttctgaagTCATAGCTCACTCTACATCGCGATATGACATGATGGATGATGCAGGTGCGCACACGATCGGGCAGGCGCAGTGCACCAACTTCAGGGGAAGGATCTACAACGAGACCAACATCGACGCCGGCTACGCGGCGTCGCTCAGGGCCAACTGCCCGCCGACGGCCGGCACCGGCGACAGCAACCTGGCGGCGCTGGACACGACGACGCCCTACTCCTTCGACAACGCCTACTACAGCAACCTGCTGTCTAACAAGGGGCTCCTGCACTCCGACCAGGTGCTCTTCAACGGCAACAGCACGGACAACACGGTCAGGAACTTCGCCTCCAACAGGGCGGCGTTCAGCAGCGCCTTCTCGTCGGCCATGGTGAAGATGGCCAACCTCGGACCACTCACCGGGAGCCAGGGACAGATCAGGCTTAGCTGCTCCAAAGTGAACTAATAATTAAGTAAAGAATCAAACTGGATACAAAAGCAAACACAAATTTGGGAGTAAGGCTGGGCCATATATGTCACAGTAGTAGTATTTTACTAGTCTGAAATGTTTGCTAAGAGTGTTTTCTCTGATCAGCACAAAGTGTTTGAAACAGATCAGGAAGCCCATGTTATGTACCGATCAGTATGGTTTTGAAGTTATCAAGGAATGCATGAATGATAATCTCTAACTGTCCCTTGCTTCAATATGTTTGGCTGCTAGGGGCATTTTAGTTTGATGCCCTCGATCTAAATGACATTCGGATGGCCCTTTCTTCGGCCATCCTGgccaaaaaataattaaaaaaaaggtttaacGCCTATCAAAATACTAATAGTCACAAATGAAGACACATGATAGAAATAGCACAATTTTCAATGTACAAGGTGTATACATATTACACTGCACCATCCTAGGAAAATATACAGTGAAAACCACGTATTTGATGAAAACTATCGTATAAAAGTCTTTAAGAAAATCACACATCTAGATAAGATGATATTAAAGAACCATATAAAATTGCACGACCAAATTCAACTTCGTTCATGAGATATAAAATTATCAAATGTCTATGAAAAAACattattccctttttttttgtcttgttcTTCACTACTTTTCATTCATACAACTCATAAATAAAGTCGAGTTTGGTCTTGCAATATTGTACAaaacctccgttttttaatagataacgccgaTGGCTTTTTATCACACGTTTGAGCATTAgcctttatttttaaaaaaatatgttattataatttattttgttgtgagttgttttatcactcaaattactttaagcatgatttatatattatacatttgcataaaatttttgaataatacgaatggtcaaatatgtgttcaaaagttaacggcgtcatctattaaaaaggaGGAGTATAATTCTCAAATATCATCTTATCTATatgtgtcaattttttttagattttcttgATAATTTTTATGATGTTACTTACATAGTTTTTACCGTTGTGATTTTCACCGTATATTTATCCATAAACCAGAGCCGTTGTGCCTAAGCATATAGGTCAAACTAGAGATGATCCAGAATAAAGCCTAGACAGTTGAGGCAACAACTGGTGGTCATTTTCCTTGGACTGGGAGAGCAAAATGGTTGCATAACGGTCAGAGCAAGATAGAATTGTATTTGGACAAATGCGGACCTTTTGTACGTAATCAGTCATGATCATGATGGACCTACATGTTGATGTCCAGCTAGCTACACGAAAATGACGTGCCATTATATAGCTGCTGTTATATATTACTCTATTAATTACTCCATAATTAATCATACTCGCCTACTAGCATGGCTCTTTCCGATCCAGAGCTTATTTAATTTGTCTGTTCTAGTTCATCCATGATATAATATGTAGTATACTAtaagtaaccaaaatgtatcaCCAAACATACCTAGATTAGCAATTTAGGTATCAAGGAAAATTTAGCACGTCTCTGTACCTTCAGTCTTCGGTACCATAAGATACcaaatttacactaaaatttaatattttttggtATCTATTAGGGACGAAAATTTCTCATCTtgaatattaaaaaatttggtacctctcaaaaactataaaatttctTGTCTTCAATATCACCATATTTAGCGATTAATCAACTTTTTTTAATCATCCGCATATTACACTCGacgatgatttttttaaaaaaaaatattgtgggaCTTTGTTTATGTTTTGTTGCAATTTTTTATGTTCTACTTATCCAATATAAACCTTGTCACTATTTGCGTATAACTGCAAGTGTTGGAAGTTATATTTTAAGTTAATGTCAAGTTATGGCTTTCAATTGAAAAACAACACTAAGATATTCTGATTTTGTTGTTGTATACATTTAAATCTCAAAAGAAGGCCATAATATTGTAAGATGTGCACATATATATTCATGAACGCCAAATTTCCGTATAATTCTGACTAACAATTTTTTCTCTAACTAATAATTAAACGGTACTCTCCGTACGACAATCATATTTCGTCTTTCACAGTACTGATTGTATGTGTTATATAGTGCTATGTGTGCGTGTGCGTCTTCTGATGAGCCTAGAAAGGCAACTTGCCAAGGGGATTGAGCCATAATTTGCGGGATGCATGTACAATGTATTCCAGCTTATCATGCCATGGCGCACCAGGAAGAAAAATCTGCCCTCCGACGCATGCCGCCTGTTTATCTTGACCAACAACAGCACAATGGGCTAATTAATCAGCAACCATTCCGAATCATACATATATCATATTCATGCTGCAAATATTGTATACGTCCGGAGAGAGATGTATCGAACAGGCCCTACACTGAATGAGTGATATACAGAGTTGGTGTTGGATGTAGCAATTTAAGTCTGACGCTATCACAACTGCCGGATGGGGGCATGTATGCAGATGACGAAACTTCTATTGTTCAGGTTGAACGTCTTGTACGTACGCTTGTATGCCAATGTGGACAAGTTGGACTTGGTGGTCACAAAGTTTGGATGTTTATATCCCTACAAGAGTGGCATGCACGTGGCAGCGTACAAAATCTCTGGCTATAAATATGCATTCAATGCAGCAATCTCTTGCAGCCACAACGGCCAAGCAGAAAGTGCAATTAGCCTGCAGGCAGCTAATCAGTAGTAGCTTGCTAGCCATGGCTTCTGCAACTAATTCTTCACTTAGCTTAATGCTGCTGGTGGCTGCAGCTATGGCGTCAGTGGCATCGGCGCAGCTCTCGGCGACGTTCTATGACACGTCGTGCCCCAATGCGTTGTCCACCATCAAGAGCGTCATAACAGCCGCCGTGAACAGCGAGGCTCGCATGGGGGCGTCGCTGCTCAGGCTGcacttccacgactgcttcgtccaAGCAAGTTTCACACAACCAATTGTACTAATTTTCATGAAATTATAGTATATTTTGGACGAGAAAATAACAGAGAACATATATCTAAAATCACTGCAGGGGTGCGACGCGTCAGTTCTGCTGTCCGGGCAGGAGCAGAATGCTGGCCCGAACGTGGGGTCGCTGAGGGGATTCAGCGTCATCGACAACGCCAAGGCGCGGGTGGAGGCCATCTGCAACCAgaccgtctcctgcgccgacatcctcgccgtcgccgcccgtgacTCCGTCGTCGCGGTAAGAATGTCACAGCCCTTCGATCGCCCGTGACTTTCTTTCTGTTGTTCTTTCACTGATAGAGCTAGCTCCCTCTTGGTTTGCAGCTGGGAGGGCCATCATGGACGGTTCTGTTGGGGAGAAGGGACTCCACCACTGCAAGCGAGGCCTTGGCAAATACCGACCTCCCTGCCCCTTCCTCTAGCCTCGCAGAACTTATCGGCAATTTCTCCAGAAAGGGACTCGACGCAACCGACATGGTTGCTCTCTCAGGTAATCCGATATGGAGTATTATATacgagtatatatatagatagattaggataccatgtatatatgtgttgcaGATTTTCTGATAAGATGAGAGCGCGATTAATTATTTCGCAGGAGCACACACGATCGGGCAGGCGCAGTGCCAGAACTTCAGGGACAGGATCTACAACGAGACCAACATCGATTCCGCCTTCGCGACGCAACGCCAGGCCAACTGCCCACGGCCGACGGGCAGCGGCGACAGCAACCTGGCGCCGCTGGACACGACGACGCCCAACGCCTTCGACAACGCCTACTACAGCAACCTGCTGTCGAACAAGGGGCTCCTGCACTCCGACCAGGTGCTCTTCAACGGCGGCAGCGCGGACAACACGGTCAGGAACTTCGCGTCCAACGCGGCGGCGTTCAGCAGCGCCTTCACGACGGCCATGGTGAAGATGGGGAACATCTCGCCGCTGACCGGGACGCAGGGGCAGATCAGGCTCAGCTGCTCCAAGGTGAACTCCTAATTAAGGAGTAGTATGACGGGATGCGTTCGTTGCTGGAAGCAAATCGTGTCGACGACGACATAAACGGGCCACACCACATATACCCATATATGTAGTATAACCACAAGTATAGGTACGGTGGTGTTGTACTAGTACACGTAAAGTATATGGCAGCCAGCTCGCTCTAGCAATCCATCAAGTGTATGGAGCAGAGCAGCCATGGCATTAGCACCTAGTATACCAAAATAAAAGCTCCTCATGCGAAGGCATGCATGGAGGATCAATGAACTGTTACCTTCACACACATGTCCGTTCACAACTTCTCCAGACTTTTACGGTACATCAAGCTCCGTTTTTTCAAGTAAACAACACTAGATTATGTTTTTTCATTAgatagagaaaaaataaatacaacCCGCCCCTAGGagcgaaaaaaagaagaagaaaaagccCGTCTTTACAAATTATATACTGATAGGTAATAACTCTCTAAGTCATTTTGTTCCTGCCATAGTCCAAGTCTTCTTCCTTTATTTTTACTAGGAGGGTTATTGTCGTGGTCTCCTTGTTAGAAATTTTGTTGGTTCCTCTCCTTCCGTATCTCCTAGACGACAAGGAGAATTAGGGAGCGCAATCCCCGCTTTGGCATAAATGTCGTGTTTGGCACACACATTGATAGGGGTGGCTAACAAGCCGACTCGGCTCGACTCGTAAAAACTCATTAAGTTAATGAGCTAGCTTGGCTCGACTCGTTAACATAACAAGTTAAAAATGGAACTCGACTCGACTCATTAAAAAGTCCGAGTTGACTCATTAAACGTGTTACACCGAAAAACATGGTTTGAAATTCATATGCAGTATAATTTGTGATTCTATGACAAAAATTATGATTGGCGTGCTATGTATCATGACTCATAAGATTGTACTACAATGTATAATTATGAGTATACGACTTTTACACCTGTAAAATATGAACAATTAACTTCTATCTTAGTGTATCATGAGCTCAACGAGCTAATCGAGTAACTCACAAGCTAGCTCGAGTTGGCTCGTTAAGTAAACGAGTAAAAGTTCAAACTCATTAACTGCTCGAGTTAagttgagccgagccgagttTTACACAAGTTGAGCTAGCTCATgagtttcgattttttttttcacccctGCACATCG is a genomic window of Oryza glaberrima chromosome 7, OglaRS2, whole genome shotgun sequence containing:
- the LOC127779220 gene encoding peroxidase 22.3 gives rise to the protein MASATNSSLSLMLLVAAAMASVASAQLSATFYDTSCPNALSTIKSVITAAVNSEARMGASLLRLHFHDCFVQGCDASVLLSGQEQNAGPNVGSLRGFSVIDNAKARVEAICNQTVSCADILAVAARDSVVALGGPSWTVLLGRRDSTTASEALANTDLPAPSSSLAELIGNFSRKGLDATDMVALSGAHTIGQAQCQNFRDRIYNETNIDSAFATQRQANCPRPTGSGDSNLAPLDTTTPNAFDNAYYSNLLSNKGLLHSDQVLFNGGSADNTVRNFASNAAAFSSAFTTAMVKMGNISPLTGTQGQIRLSCSKVNS
- the LOC127780348 gene encoding uncharacterized protein LOC127780348, with the translated sequence MASCLSVLLLLCLALAGSISGQQLSATFYSRSCPRALAIIRAGVRAAVAQEPRMGASLLRLHFHDCFVQGCDASVLLNDTANFTGEQGANPNVGSIRGFNVVDNIKAQVEAACKQTVSCADILAVAARDSVVALGGPSWRVLLGRRDSTTASLALANSDLPPPSFDVANLTAAFAAKGLSQADMVALSGAHTIGQAQCQNFRDRLYNETNIDAAFAAALKASCPRPTGSGDGNLAPLDTTTPTAFDNAYYTNLLSNKGLLHSDQVLFNGGAVDGQVRSYASGPSRFRRDFAAAMVKMGNIAPLTGTQGQIRLVCSKVNYDAKNQLKICMIFFDAPICKNHKCRILRFYICYQNSTKWPCGQKRHYDMEGYIYLHATQALHCIASHCICKSSSSCALVVYCCLIDRSIAMASSLSVAVLLCLAAAAAAQLSPTFYDTSCPRALATIKSAVTAAVNNEARMGASLLRLHFHDCFVQGCDASVLLADTATFTGEQNALPNKNSLRGFNVIDSIKTQLEGICSQTVSCADILAVAARDSVVALGGPSWTVGLGRRDSTTASMDSANNDLPPPFFDLENLIKAFGDKGFSVTDMVALSGAHTIGQAQCTNFRGRIYNETNIDAGYAASLRANCPPTAGTGDSNLAALDTTTPYSFDNAYYSNLLSNKGLLHSDQVLFNGNSTDNTVRNFASNRAAFSSAFSSAMVKMANLGPLTGSQGQIRLSCSKVN